A stretch of the Staphylococcus sp. NRL 16/872 genome encodes the following:
- the parC gene encoding DNA topoisomerase IV subunit A: MSEIIQDLSLEDVIGDRFGRYSKYIIQERALPDVRDGLKPVQRRILFAMYSSGNTYDKNFRKSAKTVGDVIGQYHPHGDSSVYDAMVRLSQDWKLRHVLVEMHGNNGSIDNDPPAAMRYTEAKLSQLSEELVRDINKETVEFVSNYDDTTLEPMVLPARFPNLLVNGSTGISSGYATDIPPHNLGEVIQATLKYIDNPDISVSQLMKYIKGPDFPTGGIVQGIDGIKKAYETGKGKVIVRSKVDVEKLRNGRQQLIVTEIPYEVNKSSLVKRIDELRADKKVDGIVEVRDETDRTGLRIAVELKKDVNAESIKNYLFKNSDLQISYNFNMVAISNGRPQLMGIRQIIDSYLGHQIDVVTNRTRFDLEHAEKRMHIVEGLMKALSILDEVIELIRGSKNKKDAKDNLVTKFDFTEAQAEAIVMLQLYRLTNTDIVSLENEFNDLKEVIKEYHHILDNHDALLDVIKNELTDIKKRFKSERLSIIEAEIAEIKIDKEVMVPSEEVILSVTRQGYIKRTSTRSFNASGVAEVGLKDGDSLLKYQTVNTQDTALVFTNKGRYLFIPVHKLADIRWKELGQHVSQIVPLEDNEMVVDVYNEKDFKDDAYYVIATRNGMIKRSGVSLFKTTRYNKPLVAMKVKDNDEVINVIRLSEDQLITVLTHKGMSLTYSTAELSDTGLRAAGVKSINLKDEDYVVMTEAVGPDNTIIMATQRGAVKRIKFTVLQEAKRAQRGITLLKELKKNPHRLVAGHVVRNEENYILVSAAHIETGQISDVHVSEQYTNGSFIVDTDEFGNVIDMRLS, encoded by the coding sequence TTGAGTGAGATAATTCAAGATTTATCACTGGAAGACGTGATTGGTGATCGTTTTGGAAGATATAGTAAATATATTATTCAAGAACGTGCGTTACCAGATGTTCGTGATGGCCTAAAACCTGTACAACGCAGAATTTTATTCGCAATGTATAGTAGTGGAAATACTTATGATAAGAACTTCCGTAAAAGTGCTAAAACCGTGGGGGATGTTATTGGTCAATATCATCCACACGGTGACTCTTCAGTTTATGATGCGATGGTGCGTCTAAGTCAGGACTGGAAATTACGTCATGTATTAGTAGAGATGCATGGTAATAACGGTAGTATTGATAATGACCCGCCTGCAGCGATGCGTTATACTGAGGCGAAATTAAGTCAGTTATCTGAAGAATTAGTACGTGATATCAACAAAGAAACAGTAGAGTTTGTATCTAACTATGATGATACAACGCTAGAACCTATGGTACTTCCTGCACGTTTCCCCAATTTATTAGTAAATGGATCAACTGGGATTTCTTCGGGTTATGCTACTGATATTCCACCTCATAATTTAGGTGAAGTGATTCAAGCTACATTAAAATATATCGATAATCCTGATATTTCAGTAAGTCAACTTATGAAATATATTAAAGGTCCTGATTTCCCAACTGGCGGTATTGTTCAAGGCATTGACGGTATTAAGAAAGCCTATGAGACAGGTAAAGGTAAAGTCATCGTACGTTCGAAAGTAGACGTAGAAAAATTACGTAATGGTCGTCAACAATTAATCGTTACTGAGATACCTTATGAAGTTAATAAAAGTTCACTTGTTAAACGTATCGATGAGTTACGTGCAGATAAAAAGGTAGATGGCATCGTTGAAGTACGAGATGAGACAGATCGTACTGGTTTAAGAATTGCCGTTGAATTGAAAAAAGATGTCAATGCGGAGTCCATTAAGAATTACCTTTTCAAAAATTCAGATTTACAAATTTCTTATAATTTTAACATGGTGGCAATTAGTAATGGCCGTCCTCAATTAATGGGTATTCGTCAAATTATTGATAGTTATCTTGGACACCAAATTGATGTTGTAACCAACCGTACGAGATTCGATCTTGAACATGCAGAAAAACGTATGCATATCGTCGAAGGGTTAATGAAAGCTTTATCTATTCTAGACGAAGTGATTGAGTTAATTCGTGGTTCTAAAAACAAGAAAGATGCCAAGGATAATTTAGTAACCAAATTTGACTTTACTGAAGCACAAGCGGAAGCGATTGTTATGTTGCAATTATACCGTTTGACAAACACAGATATCGTATCGCTTGAAAACGAATTTAACGACTTAAAAGAAGTCATCAAAGAATATCATCATATTTTAGATAATCATGATGCATTACTGGATGTTATCAAAAATGAATTAACAGATATTAAAAAACGATTTAAGTCAGAACGTTTATCAATAATTGAAGCGGAAATTGCAGAAATTAAAATTGATAAAGAAGTGATGGTGCCTAGTGAAGAAGTCATCTTAAGTGTAACGCGTCAAGGCTACATTAAACGTACATCTACGCGTAGTTTTAATGCGAGTGGTGTTGCTGAAGTTGGCTTGAAAGATGGCGATAGTCTACTCAAGTATCAAACTGTTAATACACAAGATACCGCCTTAGTATTTACAAATAAAGGCAGATATTTATTTATCCCAGTCCATAAATTGGCTGACATACGTTGGAAAGAATTAGGTCAGCATGTATCTCAAATTGTGCCATTAGAAGATAATGAAATGGTTGTAGATGTGTATAATGAAAAAGATTTCAAAGACGATGCATATTACGTTATAGCGACGCGTAACGGGATGATTAAACGAAGCGGTGTTTCATTATTTAAAACGACGCGTTATAACAAGCCATTAGTTGCGATGAAAGTTAAGGATAATGATGAAGTAATTAATGTTATCCGATTAAGTGAAGACCAACTCATCACTGTACTAACGCATAAAGGTATGTCATTAACGTATTCAACAGCTGAATTATCAGATACTGGCTTAAGAGCTGCAGGGGTTAAATCGATAAACTTAAAAGACGAAGATTATGTAGTGATGACTGAAGCAGTGGGGCCAGACAATACTATTATTATGGCAACTCAAAGAGGTGCAGTGAAACGTATTAAATTTACAGTTTTACAAGAAGCTAAACGTGCGCAAAGAGGAATCACATTACTTAAAGAATTAAAGAAAAATCCACATCGTCTTGTAGCGGGACATGTAGTTAGAAATGAAGAGAACTATATTTTAGTGTCAGCAGCGCATATTGAAACTGGTCAGATTTCTGATGTTCACGTATCCGAACAGTATACAAATGGCTCATTTATCGTAGATACTGATGAGTTTGGAAACGTAATAGACATGAGACTTAGCTAA
- the parE gene encoding DNA topoisomerase IV subunit B, translating into MTTKKSNHYSDDSIQVLEGLEAVRKRPGMYIGSTDKRGLHHLVYEIVDNSVDEVLNGYGNEIDVTINQDNSISIQDNGRGMPTGMHSSGKPTVEVIFTILHAGGKFGQGGYKTSGGLHGVGASVVNALSEWLEVEIHRDGNIYKQSFKDGGVPASGLIKAGKSKKTGTKVTFKPDPEIFKATTTFNFDTLSERLQESAFLLKNLKITLTDLRNGKEREEIYHYEEGIKEFVSYINEGKETLHDVTTFTGDANGIEVDVAFQYNDQYSESILSFVNNVRTKDGGTHEVGFKTAMTRVFNDYARRINELKEKDKNLDGNDIREGLTAVISVRIPEELLQFEGQTKSKLGTSEARSAVDSVVSEKLPFYLEEKGQLSKSLVKKAIKAQQAREAARKAREDARSGKKNKRKDTLLSGKLTPAQSKNTDKNELYLVEGDSAGGSAKLGRDRKFQAILPLRGKVINTEKARLEDIFKNEEINTIIHTIGAGVGNDFKLEDSNYNRVIIMTDADTDGAHIQVLLLTFFFKYMKPLVQAGRVFIALPPLYKLEKGKGKSKKVEYAWTDDELEKLQKKLGKGFMLQRYKGLGEMNPEQLWETTMNPETRTLIRVQIEDEMRSSKRVTTLMGDKVAPRREWIESHVEFGMQEDQSILDNTEVQVLETEAYTEEEGN; encoded by the coding sequence TTGACGACGAAAAAATCAAATCACTACTCAGATGATTCCATTCAAGTGTTAGAAGGATTGGAAGCGGTTAGAAAACGTCCGGGTATGTATATAGGATCTACTGATAAAAGAGGATTACATCATTTAGTATATGAAATTGTCGATAACTCCGTCGATGAAGTATTAAATGGTTATGGGAATGAAATTGATGTAACAATTAATCAAGATAATAGTATTTCAATTCAAGACAATGGCCGTGGGATGCCTACTGGTATGCATTCATCAGGTAAACCTACTGTAGAAGTTATTTTTACAATATTACATGCAGGTGGTAAATTTGGACAAGGTGGCTATAAAACATCTGGTGGTTTACATGGGGTAGGTGCCTCAGTTGTAAATGCTTTGAGTGAATGGTTAGAAGTTGAAATACATAGAGACGGTAACATTTACAAACAAAGCTTCAAGGATGGGGGTGTGCCAGCGTCAGGTTTAATTAAAGCTGGCAAATCGAAAAAAACTGGAACTAAAGTAACATTTAAGCCAGATCCAGAAATTTTTAAAGCTACAACAACGTTTAACTTTGATACTTTGAGTGAGCGCTTACAAGAGTCAGCTTTCTTATTGAAAAATCTTAAAATCACGTTAACTGATTTACGTAATGGTAAAGAAAGAGAAGAGATATATCATTATGAAGAAGGTATTAAAGAGTTTGTAAGTTATATTAACGAAGGTAAAGAGACATTACATGATGTTACAACATTTACTGGTGATGCAAATGGCATCGAAGTAGATGTGGCTTTTCAATATAACGACCAATACTCTGAAAGTATCTTGAGTTTTGTTAACAATGTACGTACTAAAGATGGTGGAACGCACGAAGTAGGATTTAAAACTGCGATGACACGTGTGTTTAATGATTATGCAAGACGCATTAATGAATTAAAAGAAAAAGATAAGAACTTAGATGGTAATGATATCCGTGAAGGTTTAACTGCTGTTATTTCAGTACGTATTCCGGAAGAATTATTACAGTTTGAAGGACAAACTAAATCTAAATTAGGTACGTCTGAAGCGCGTAGTGCGGTAGATTCAGTGGTTTCAGAGAAACTTCCGTTTTATCTAGAAGAAAAAGGTCAATTATCTAAATCACTTGTTAAAAAAGCAATCAAGGCACAACAAGCAAGAGAAGCGGCACGTAAAGCGCGTGAAGATGCGCGTTCTGGTAAAAAGAATAAGCGTAAAGATACATTACTGTCAGGAAAGTTAACGCCTGCACAAAGTAAAAATACAGATAAGAATGAATTATACCTAGTTGAGGGCGACTCTGCTGGTGGTTCTGCCAAACTTGGGCGAGATCGTAAATTCCAAGCTATCTTACCGTTAAGAGGTAAAGTTATTAATACTGAAAAAGCCCGTCTTGAAGACATTTTCAAAAATGAAGAAATCAATACGATTATTCATACAATTGGCGCTGGCGTTGGAAATGACTTCAAATTAGAAGATAGTAACTATAACAGAGTTATTATAATGACCGATGCCGATACAGATGGTGCACATATCCAAGTATTGTTATTAACGTTCTTCTTTAAATATATGAAACCTTTAGTGCAAGCGGGCAGAGTATTTATTGCTTTACCACCGTTATATAAATTAGAAAAAGGTAAAGGCAAGTCTAAGAAAGTGGAATACGCTTGGACAGATGATGAGCTTGAAAAGCTTCAAAAGAAACTTGGCAAAGGATTTATGTTACAACGTTATAAAGGTTTAGGTGAGATGAATCCTGAACAATTATGGGAAACAACGATGAATCCAGAAACTAGAACATTAATTCGTGTACAAATTGAAGACGAAATGCGCTCATCTAAACGTGTAACGACGTTAATGGGTGATAAAGTTGCGCCTCGTCGTGAATGGATTGAAAGTCATGTAGAGTTTGGTATGCAAGAAGACCAAAGTATACTAGATAATACTGAAGTCCAAGTCTTAGAAACTGAAGCATATACTGAGGAGGAAGGAAATTGA
- the plsY gene encoding glycerol-3-phosphate 1-O-acyltransferase PlsY: protein MMIVLMLILSYLIGAIPNGYIIGKLFFKKDIRQFGSGNTGATNSFRVLGKPAGFIVTFLDIFKGFITVFFPIWFPVHADGPLSTFFTHGLIVGIFAILGHVYPVYLKFKGGKAVATSAGVVLGVNPILLLVLAIIFFGVLYLSKYVSLSSIIAAISCVIGSLIIQDYILFWMSLFVSIILIVRHRTNIVRIFKGEEPKIKWM from the coding sequence ATGATGATAGTGCTTATGTTAATTCTTAGCTATCTCATCGGTGCTATTCCTAATGGGTATATTATAGGGAAGCTCTTTTTCAAAAAAGATATAAGACAATTTGGAAGTGGAAATACGGGCGCGACCAATAGTTTCCGGGTTCTTGGTAAACCAGCAGGCTTTATAGTTACTTTTCTAGATATATTCAAAGGGTTTATAACTGTATTTTTTCCAATATGGTTTCCAGTGCATGCTGATGGACCACTTAGCACGTTCTTCACGCACGGATTGATTGTTGGTATATTTGCTATTTTAGGACATGTTTATCCTGTTTATCTTAAATTTAAAGGCGGTAAAGCTGTAGCGACAAGTGCTGGTGTAGTATTAGGCGTTAATCCTATATTGTTACTTGTATTAGCTATTATCTTCTTTGGCGTACTTTACCTTTCAAAATATGTCTCACTTTCAAGTATCATTGCAGCAATTAGCTGTGTTATTGGATCTTTAATTATACAAGACTATATTTTATTTTGGATGAGCTTATTTGTCTCTATAATCTTAATTGTAAGACACCGAACAAATATTGTAAGAATTTTTAAAGGAGAAGAGCCTAAAATCAAGTGGATGTAA
- a CDS encoding HesB/YadR/YfhF family protein translates to MKIKLSEQAVEWFKDELDLPEDNKVLQFYVRYGGEFQLKQGFSPAFRVEQRDDVEIGYEENYNDLVVVVAEDDLWYFEDSEVLVEKVDHDDEIAYSKIN, encoded by the coding sequence ATGAAAATCAAATTATCTGAACAAGCTGTAGAATGGTTTAAAGATGAATTAGATTTACCTGAAGATAATAAAGTTTTACAGTTTTATGTTAGATATGGTGGAGAATTCCAACTTAAACAAGGTTTTAGTCCAGCATTTAGAGTTGAACAAAGAGATGACGTTGAAATAGGCTATGAAGAAAATTACAATGACTTAGTTGTAGTTGTAGCAGAAGATGATTTATGGTATTTCGAAGATAGCGAAGTACTCGTCGAAAAAGTAGATCACGATGATGAAATTGCCTATTCTAAAATAAATTAA
- a CDS encoding thioesterase family protein codes for MIYSMTEIEARYQETDKMGVIYHGNYATWFEVARTDYIRKLGFSYADMEKEGIISPVVDLQIQYKKSIFYPEKVKIKTWVEHYSRLRSQYNYEVYNEKGELATTGSTQLICMKASNFRPIRLDRYFPDWHETYSKVEALNKEGKDLEITSRKDLDF; via the coding sequence ATGATTTACAGTATGACTGAAATTGAAGCTAGATATCAGGAAACAGATAAAATGGGTGTAATCTATCATGGTAACTATGCGACATGGTTTGAAGTTGCCCGAACTGATTATATTCGTAAGTTAGGTTTTAGTTATGCAGATATGGAAAAAGAAGGTATTATATCGCCAGTAGTGGATTTACAAATTCAATATAAAAAATCTATCTTTTATCCTGAAAAAGTAAAAATCAAAACTTGGGTAGAACATTATTCAAGATTACGTTCACAATATAATTACGAAGTATATAATGAAAAAGGGGAATTAGCTACAACTGGCTCAACTCAACTTATTTGTATGAAAGCGAGCAATTTTAGACCTATTCGTTTAGATCGCTATTTCCCAGACTGGCATGAAACATATAGTAAAGTTGAAGCGTTAAACAAAGAAGGTAAAGATTTAGAGATTACTAGTAGAAAAGATTTAGATTTCTAA
- the acnA gene encoding aconitate hydratase AcnA: MTSNIKEQAKKTFEVNGKSYTYYDLKSLEEQGLTKISKLPYSIRVLLESVLRQEDDFVITDEHIKALGNFGNKGNEGEVPFKPSRVILQDFTGVPAVVDLASLRKAMNDVGGDINKINPEVPVDLVIDHSVQVDSYANPDALERNMKLEFERNYERYQFLNWATKAFNNYNAVPPATGIVHQVNLEYLANVVHVRDVEGEQTAFPDTLVGTDSHTTMINGIGVLGWGVGGIEAEAGMLGQPSYFPIPEVIGVRLTNSLPQGSTATDLALRVTQELRKKGVVGKFVEFFGPGVADLPLADRATIANMAPEYGATCGFFPVDEESLKYMKLTGRSEEHVELVKAYLEQNNMFFTADKEDPTYTDVIDLDLSTVEASLSGPKRPQDLIFLSDMKSEFEKSVTAPAGNQGHGLDKSEFDKKAEIQFKNGSTATMKTGDIAIAAITSCTNTSNPYVMLGAGLVAKKAIEKGLKVPEFVKTSLAPGSKVVTGYLRDSGLQEYLDDLGFNLVGYGCTTCIGNSGPLLPEIEKAIADEDLLVTSVLSGNRNFEGRIHPLVKANYLASPQLVVAYALAGTVDIDLQNEPLGKGKDGEDVYLNDIWPTIQEVADTVDSVVTPELFLEEYKNVYSNNEMWNEIDVTDAPLYDFDPKSTYIQNPTFFQGLSKEPGTIEPLKDLRVMGKFGDSVTTDHISPAGAIGKDTPAGKYLVSHDVPIRDFNSYGSRRGNHEVMVRGTFANIRIKNQLAPGTEGGYTTYWPTDEVMPIYDAAMKYKEDGTGLAVLAGNDYGMGSSRDWAAKGTNLLGVKTVIAQSYERIHRSNLVMMGVLPLQFKDGESADSLGLDGREEISVDINEDVKPHDIVKVHAKKENGEVVDFEAIVRFDSLVELDYYRHGGILQMVLRNKLAQ; encoded by the coding sequence ATGACTTCTAACATAAAAGAACAAGCTAAAAAAACGTTTGAAGTAAATGGTAAATCATATACTTACTATGATTTAAAAAGTTTAGAAGAGCAAGGTTTAACCAAAATCAGTAAATTACCTTATTCAATTCGTGTTTTATTAGAATCTGTTTTAAGACAAGAAGATGATTTCGTAATAACTGACGAACATATCAAAGCTTTAGGTAATTTCGGTAATAAAGGTAATGAAGGGGAAGTTCCTTTCAAACCATCACGTGTTATCTTACAAGACTTCACAGGGGTTCCAGCTGTAGTAGATTTAGCATCATTACGTAAAGCGATGAATGATGTTGGTGGGGATATTAATAAGATCAATCCTGAAGTGCCAGTAGATTTAGTTATCGACCACTCAGTACAAGTAGATAGCTACGCTAATCCTGATGCACTAGAACGAAATATGAAATTAGAATTTGAAAGAAACTATGAACGTTATCAATTCTTAAACTGGGCAACTAAAGCATTTAATAACTACAACGCAGTACCTCCAGCAACTGGTATTGTTCACCAAGTTAACTTAGAATATTTAGCAAATGTAGTACATGTACGCGACGTAGAAGGTGAACAAACGGCATTTCCAGATACATTAGTGGGTACAGACTCTCATACAACAATGATTAATGGTATCGGCGTTCTAGGTTGGGGCGTTGGTGGTATCGAAGCTGAAGCGGGTATGCTTGGACAACCATCATATTTCCCAATTCCTGAAGTAATCGGTGTACGTTTAACAAATTCATTACCACAAGGTTCAACAGCTACTGACTTAGCTTTACGTGTAACTCAAGAATTACGTAAAAAAGGTGTGGTAGGCAAATTTGTAGAATTCTTTGGTCCAGGTGTTGCAGATTTACCATTAGCTGACCGTGCTACAATTGCTAACATGGCTCCAGAATATGGTGCAACTTGTGGTTTCTTCCCAGTAGATGAAGAATCACTTAAATACATGAAATTAACTGGTCGTTCAGAAGAACACGTTGAATTAGTTAAAGCATACTTAGAACAAAATAATATGTTCTTTACTGCGGATAAAGAAGATCCAACTTACACTGATGTTATCGATTTAGATTTATCAACAGTTGAAGCTTCATTATCAGGTCCTAAGCGTCCTCAAGATTTAATTTTCTTAAGTGATATGAAATCTGAATTTGAAAAATCAGTTACAGCGCCAGCAGGTAACCAAGGACATGGCTTAGATAAGAGTGAATTTGATAAGAAAGCTGAAATTCAATTCAAAAATGGCTCAACAGCTACAATGAAAACAGGTGATATTGCAATTGCTGCAATCACATCATGTACAAATACTTCTAACCCATACGTAATGTTAGGCGCAGGTTTAGTGGCTAAGAAAGCTATTGAAAAAGGTCTTAAAGTACCTGAGTTTGTTAAAACTTCATTAGCACCAGGTTCAAAAGTAGTAACTGGTTACTTACGTGATTCAGGATTACAAGAATATCTTGATGATTTAGGTTTCAACTTAGTAGGTTATGGTTGTACAACATGTATCGGTAACTCAGGACCACTATTACCAGAAATTGAAAAAGCAATTGCAGATGAAGATTTATTAGTTACATCTGTCTTATCAGGTAACCGTAACTTTGAAGGTCGTATTCATCCATTAGTTAAAGCTAACTATTTGGCATCTCCTCAATTAGTAGTTGCTTACGCTTTAGCTGGTACAGTGGATATTGATTTACAAAATGAACCCCTTGGTAAAGGAAAAGACGGAGAAGACGTATACTTAAATGATATTTGGCCTACAATTCAAGAAGTGGCTGATACAGTTGATAGCGTTGTAACTCCAGAATTATTCTTAGAAGAATATAAAAACGTTTATAGCAATAATGAAATGTGGAATGAAATCGATGTTACAGATGCACCATTATATGACTTCGATCCAAAATCAACTTACATTCAAAATCCAACATTCTTCCAAGGTCTATCTAAAGAACCTGGCACAATTGAACCATTAAAAGATTTACGAGTAATGGGTAAATTTGGCGATTCAGTAACTACTGACCATATTTCTCCAGCAGGCGCTATCGGTAAAGATACACCAGCAGGTAAATATTTAGTAAGCCATGATGTACCAATTCGTGACTTTAACTCTTATGGTTCACGTCGTGGTAATCATGAAGTAATGGTAAGAGGTACATTTGCGAATATCCGTATTAAGAACCAATTAGCACCAGGTACTGAAGGTGGTTACACTACTTATTGGCCAACTGATGAAGTAATGCCAATTTATGATGCAGCTATGAAATACAAAGAAGATGGTACTGGCTTAGCTGTATTAGCTGGTAATGATTATGGTATGGGATCTTCTCGTGACTGGGCTGCTAAAGGTACAAACCTATTAGGTGTTAAAACGGTTATCGCTCAAAGTTACGAGCGTATCCATCGTTCTAACTTAGTCATGATGGGCGTGTTACCATTACAATTCAAAGATGGTGAATCAGCTGATTCATTAGGTCTTGATGGTAGAGAAGAGATTTCAGTAGATATTAATGAAGATGTTAAACCTCATGATATTGTGAAAGTTCACGCTAAAAAAGAAAACGGCGAGGTTGTTGACTTTGAAGCAATTGTTCGTTTCGACTCATTAGTAGAATTAGACTACTATCGTCACGGTGGTATCTTACAAATGGTATTAAGAAATAAATTAGCGCAATAA
- a CDS encoding BCCT family transporter: MNSSSEGNKKGKKFSPVFIYSAIVVAIVVLIGAFLPEQFDSITGKISGWITEKLGWYYMILTTVIVFFCIFLIFSPIGKLKLGKPGDKPEFNTISWFAMLFSAGMGIGLVFYGAAEPMSDFASPPNADPKTTEAYTEALRSTFFHWGFHAWAVYGVVALALAYSQFRKDEPGLISRTLRPILGDKVEGPIGTIIDVLSVFATVVGVAVSLGMGALQINGGLNYLFGIPNNVWVQSIIIVIVTILFIASAWSGLSKGIQYLSNLNIGLGTVLMIAVLIIGPTVLILNMFTSSTGSLLNTFLFNSFDTAALNNQKREWMSSWTLYYWGWWLSWSPFVGVFIARVSKGRSIREFISGVLLVPAIVSFLWFSVFGVLGIETGKKHPKLFDMTPETQLFSVFNHLPLGMVLSIVALVLIASFFITSADSATFVLGMQTTYGSLEPSSIVKVTWGIAQALIAFILLLAGGGNGPDALNAIQSAAIISAFPFSFVVIMMMISFYKDANQERKFLGLTLQPNESRMKDYIKYQHENEDSDILEKREAQKTPDEVEKK, from the coding sequence ATGAATTCTTCTTCTGAAGGAAATAAAAAAGGTAAGAAGTTTTCGCCGGTTTTTATTTATAGTGCAATAGTAGTCGCGATTGTTGTTTTAATTGGGGCTTTTTTACCTGAACAATTTGACTCTATTACTGGTAAGATCAGTGGATGGATCACTGAAAAACTTGGCTGGTATTACATGATTTTGACTACAGTTATTGTGTTCTTTTGTATATTCTTAATTTTTAGTCCAATCGGTAAACTTAAGCTTGGTAAACCAGGGGACAAACCAGAATTTAATACAATTTCATGGTTTGCTATGCTATTCAGTGCTGGTATGGGGATTGGATTAGTTTTCTATGGTGCTGCCGAACCAATGTCAGATTTTGCTTCACCACCGAATGCTGATCCTAAAACTACCGAAGCTTATACTGAAGCATTACGTTCAACTTTCTTCCACTGGGGATTCCACGCTTGGGCAGTATACGGCGTTGTAGCGCTTGCCTTAGCATATTCTCAATTTAGAAAAGATGAACCAGGTTTAATTTCAAGAACGCTTCGTCCAATTTTAGGTGATAAAGTTGAAGGACCAATCGGTACAATTATTGACGTACTTTCAGTATTCGCAACAGTTGTAGGTGTTGCGGTTTCTTTAGGTATGGGTGCGTTACAAATTAACGGTGGTCTTAACTATCTATTTGGTATTCCAAATAATGTTTGGGTTCAATCAATTATCATCGTTATCGTTACTATTTTATTTATTGCTAGTGCTTGGTCTGGATTAAGTAAAGGTATCCAATACTTAAGTAACTTAAATATTGGTTTAGGTACAGTATTAATGATTGCTGTTTTAATTATTGGACCAACAGTATTAATATTAAATATGTTTACTAGTTCAACTGGTAGCTTATTAAATACTTTCTTATTTAATAGTTTTGATACTGCAGCATTAAATAACCAAAAACGTGAATGGATGTCTTCATGGACACTTTACTATTGGGGCTGGTGGTTAAGCTGGAGTCCATTCGTAGGCGTATTTATTGCGCGTGTATCTAAAGGACGTTCAATTCGTGAATTCATTTCAGGTGTATTATTAGTTCCTGCAATTGTAAGTTTCTTATGGTTCAGTGTATTTGGTGTACTAGGTATTGAAACAGGTAAAAAACATCCTAAACTATTTGATATGACACCAGAAACACAACTATTTAGCGTATTTAATCATTTACCATTAGGTATGGTGCTATCCATCGTAGCACTAGTATTAATTGCTTCATTCTTCATTACATCAGCAGACTCTGCAACATTTGTACTTGGTATGCAAACCACATATGGCTCACTCGAACCAAGTAGTATCGTTAAAGTGACTTGGGGTATTGCTCAGGCACTTATCGCGTTTATTTTACTACTTGCAGGTGGAGGTAATGGACCTGATGCACTAAATGCTATTCAAAGTGCAGCAATTATCAGTGCGTTCCCATTCTCCTTTGTCGTCATAATGATGATGATTAGTTTCTATAAAGATGCTAACCAAGAACGTAAATTCTTAGGACTAACTTTACAACCTAATGAAAGTAGAATGAAAGACTATATTAAATATCAACATGAAAATGAGGATTCTGATATTTTAGAGAAACGAGAAGCTCAAAAAACACCTGATGAAGTTGAGAAAAAATAA
- the mscL gene encoding large conductance mechanosensitive channel protein MscL codes for MLKEFKEFALKGNVLDLAIAVVMGAAFNKIVTSLVNYIIMPLIGKIFGSVDFAKDWEFWGIKYGLFIQSIIDFIIVAAALFIFVKIANTLMRKEEPEEEEEIEANTVLLTEIRDLLRQK; via the coding sequence ATGTTAAAAGAGTTTAAGGAATTTGCCTTAAAAGGTAATGTATTAGATTTAGCTATCGCTGTTGTTATGGGGGCAGCTTTTAACAAAATAGTTACATCATTAGTTAACTACATTATTATGCCTTTAATCGGTAAAATCTTTGGTTCAGTAGACTTTGCTAAAGATTGGGAATTCTGGGGAATTAAATACGGTCTATTCATTCAATCAATTATTGATTTCATTATTGTGGCAGCGGCTTTATTTATCTTCGTGAAAATTGCTAATACGCTTATGAGAAAAGAAGAACCAGAAGAAGAGGAAGAGATTGAAGCTAATACAGTATTATTAACTGAAATCCGTGACTTATTAAGACAAAAATAA